The sequence GGCCGTCGGCATTGATGATTTCAACCCCGGTGATCTTGGCGCCGGCGCCGCTACCTTCGGTGAGCAGGCGGGTGACGCTGGTGTTGTACTGGAAGTTGACGCCGGCTTCGGCAGCCTTGGCGGCCAGGCCCGATGTGAATTTGTAAACGTCGCCCGATTCGTCGGTGGCGGTAAAGTCGCCGCCGACGATCTTGTCGCGGATGCGCGCCAGCGCCGGTTCGATTTTTACCACTTCATCGGCGCTGATCGAATCGCGCGGGCAACCGAGGTCGCGCATCAGTTGCGCAGCCGGCAGCGAGATATCGAATTCTTTTTGGTCGGTATAGAAGTGCAGGATGCCGCGCGTCAGGCAATCGTAGTCGACGCCGGTGTCGGCGCGTACCGCCTGCAAGGTCTGGCGGCTGTATTCGCAGATGGCGACGATCTGGCGGATATTGTCATTGGTGCGCGCCGGTGTGCATTCGCGCAGGAAGTTGAGCGCCCATTTCCATTGCAGCCATTCCGGACGGAAGCGGTACAGCAAAGGAGCGTCTTCCTGCCCCAGCCATTTCAAGACCTTCAACGGCGCTTGCGGATTGGCCCAAGGCTCGGCATGCGATACCGAAATCTGGCAGCCGTTGGCAAAACTGGTTTCCTGGGCGGCGCCAGGCTGGCGTTCGATCACGGTGACGTCGTGACCTTCCTTATTCAGGAACCATGCAGAAGAGGTTCCGATTACACCAGCGCCCAATACAATTACTTTCATCTCATCTCCAAAAAACCACCGTTTTTTAACCAGCTGCGCGTTGCAGGAACAGCCTTTTCAATAGCGCTATTGTAAGAAAACCGGGATTTTTTAGGCGATCAAAATGTGGCTAGTAATTTTTACTTTTAGCTACCGTTACAATATTTATGATTGAAAAACAAAAAATTTGGATTAAATATTCGTTTTTTTCAATTTCACTAATTCCAGTGTCACAGCCCGCGAAATGACTTCATCCAGAGTCTGGTGCAAGCCCTCGCGGATTTGCGCCGCCATGCCTTCCACCGCGGTCTGCAACACATCGGCCAGGCCATCGCGCACGCGCTGCTCGATGACGAAATCGATGCGGTCCTGCAGCTGCTGCAACACTTTTTCCCTGACTTCCATCTCCAGCCGTTCCCAGTCGTGCTGGCT comes from Collimonas pratensis and encodes:
- a CDS encoding D-amino acid dehydrogenase; translated protein: MKVIVLGAGVIGTSSAWFLNKEGHDVTVIERQPGAAQETSFANGCQISVSHAEPWANPQAPLKVLKWLGQEDAPLLYRFRPEWLQWKWALNFLRECTPARTNDNIRQIVAICEYSRQTLQAVRADTGVDYDCLTRGILHFYTDQKEFDISLPAAQLMRDLGCPRDSISADEVVKIEPALARIRDKIVGGDFTATDESGDVYKFTSGLAAKAAEAGVNFQYNTSVTRLLTEGSGAGAKITGVEIINADGRHEVLHADAFVVAMGSFSTPLLKPLGIDLMIYPGKGYSATYQITNPDAAPSVSLTDDGYKLVVSRLGDRLRVAGTCELNGYTRELNTTRCEAITRRTRELFPDGCDYDNPVYWTGLRPMTPSNVPYIGKSKISNLFLNTGHGTLGWTMGCGSGRAIAEIVSGRRPEVDFAFTGMPRQAPQPLILPRPLQA